One genomic segment of Thermococcus sp. M39 includes these proteins:
- the nth gene encoding endonuclease III, with protein MKMEKSSGSFTFEESWEEKKERAVKIVKKLMEMYPRRSMNEILQGDPFFTLIRCIISQRTKDETTDKASDALFKKYPTIHDLANAKVEDVQKLLKENGVGLWKNKGKWIVECSRTILEKYGGKVPDTLDELVKLPGIGRKCANIVLAYGFGYQAIPVDTHVNRISKRLGLAPPKVSPEKVEEYLMKLIPKELWIYVNHAMVDHGKAICRPISPKCDECPLRGLCPYAKGLISDEEIRKT; from the coding sequence ATGAAAATGGAAAAAAGCTCAGGCTCATTCACTTTTGAGGAGAGCTGGGAAGAAAAGAAAGAGAGGGCAGTTAAGATTGTAAAAAAACTGATGGAGATGTATCCACGTAGGAGTATGAACGAGATTCTACAAGGAGATCCATTTTTCACTTTAATTAGGTGCATAATTTCCCAGAGAACCAAAGATGAGACAACAGACAAAGCTAGTGATGCTCTTTTCAAAAAATATCCCACAATTCACGATTTAGCAAATGCTAAAGTTGAAGATGTTCAAAAGCTCCTAAAAGAGAATGGCGTAGGTCTGTGGAAAAATAAAGGAAAATGGATTGTTGAATGCTCCCGAACAATTCTGGAAAAATACGGTGGAAAAGTTCCCGACACATTGGATGAGCTTGTTAAACTGCCAGGCATTGGAAGAAAATGTGCGAACATTGTTTTGGCTTATGGCTTCGGCTATCAAGCGATTCCTGTTGATACCCATGTGAACAGAATAAGCAAACGTTTAGGCTTAGCTCCCCCTAAAGTTTCACCCGAAAAAGTTGAGGAATATCTCATGAAGCTCATTCCCAAAGAGCTGTGGATTTATGTGAATCATGCCATGGTAGATCACGGAAAAGCAATCTGCCGTCCAATAAGCCCAAAATGTGACGAATGTCCTCTAAGAGGGCTCTGCCCGTATGCAAAAGGCCTTATTAGTGATGAAGAGATAAGAAAAACTTAG
- a CDS encoding ATPase, which yields MRLILKPLFEVELPPEFIDILKAKIKGKEVKEGEIVEIDLLGKQLKFEVIYAEPKEFKVKEDTKIELSSGRELILDFEFDKAIKNIILLENGITLVFDDEVLVLSKRGHKIYNEKFEGLKEVRGTKNTLVVVYENGKKLRLIHF from the coding sequence ATGAGGCTCATTCTTAAACCTCTCTTTGAAGTAGAACTTCCCCCAGAGTTCATTGACATCTTAAAGGCAAAGATTAAAGGTAAAGAAGTTAAGGAAGGAGAAATTGTCGAAATTGACTTATTAGGGAAGCAGTTGAAATTTGAAGTTATTTACGCAGAGCCTAAGGAGTTTAAAGTGAAGGAGGACACAAAAATAGAGCTTTCATCTGGGAGGGAATTAATCTTAGATTTTGAATTTGACAAAGCCATTAAAAACATTATACTGCTCGAAAATGGCATTACGCTAGTATTTGACGATGAAGTTCTAGTTTTGAGTAAAAGGGGACACAAGATTTATAATGAAAAATTCGAAGGACTTAAAGAAGTTAGGGGAACTAAAAACACGCTGGTGGTAGTTTATGAAAATGGAAAAAAGCTCAGGCTCATTCACTTTTGA
- a CDS encoding PadR family transcriptional regulator: MERPKFKGHLKLLVLHLLSKEPMHGYAIMKGLEERFGIPAPSAGVIYPILFSLKRAGLIETIGTGQREKKIYKITENGIEYLKEHEDELKEAIKLARIYREFSEMGGKELREAFKLIFDNFDNLTEKQKEELSKIIREFAKRIKFIVEFGGSYE, from the coding sequence TTGGAGCGACCAAAGTTTAAAGGACATCTTAAGCTACTCGTGCTTCATCTGTTGAGTAAAGAACCAATGCACGGTTATGCGATAATGAAAGGACTCGAAGAGAGGTTTGGAATTCCAGCTCCAAGTGCTGGAGTGATATATCCAATCCTATTCAGCTTGAAGCGCGCTGGACTTATTGAAACAATAGGAACTGGACAGAGGGAGAAAAAAATCTACAAGATAACAGAAAATGGCATTGAGTACCTAAAAGAGCATGAAGATGAGCTGAAGGAAGCAATCAAGCTCGCAAGAATTTACAGAGAGTTTTCTGAGATGGGAGGGAAAGAGCTTAGAGAAGCATTCAAGTTGATTTTTGACAACTTTGATAACCTTACAGAAAAGCAGAAGGAAGAGCTTTCCAAGATAATAAGGGAGTTCGCAAAGAGAATCAAGTTCATTGTGGAATTTGGTGGTTCATATGAGTGA
- a CDS encoding ferredoxin family protein, giving the protein MSEVKSWREYYKEMKQKAPLTIYYPICGGGEECITVCPYGEKIWSVEPMKVSLFGFNEKVRLRPVMKNPELCKGCYLCVEACPTGALRPRDNPIKHSFLTLIYNTLKLPFKKKYNIKFVFRPEHVEKFRRNNGR; this is encoded by the coding sequence ATGAGTGAGGTAAAGAGCTGGAGAGAATATTACAAGGAGATGAAGCAAAAGGCTCCGCTGACAATTTACTACCCAATATGTGGCGGAGGGGAGGAATGCATAACTGTCTGTCCCTATGGCGAAAAAATTTGGAGCGTTGAGCCTATGAAGGTTTCCCTCTTTGGCTTCAATGAAAAAGTCCGTCTAAGGCCAGTTATGAAAAATCCAGAGCTATGTAAGGGGTGTTATCTATGCGTTGAAGCTTGCCCAACAGGCGCGCTGAGGCCTAGAGATAACCCCATTAAGCATTCATTCTTAACTCTCATTTACAATACCCTAAAGCTTCCGTTTAAGAAGAAATACAACATCAAGTTCGTTTTTCGCCCAGAACACGTTGAGAAGTTCAGGCGCAACAATGGGAGGTGA
- a CDS encoding ATP-binding cassette domain-containing protein: protein MEYAIIADNLVKKYGDFTAVKGVSFKVRKGEIFAFLGPNGAGKTTTIHMLVTLLKPTSGKATVAGYDVVKEPDKVRKKIGIVFQDPSLDRELTAYENMYIHGKIYGLSGDKLKKRIMEMLKFVELEEFKDRQVKFFSGGMQRRLEIARALIHEPEVLFLDEPTIGLDPQTRAHIWEYIKRMKEEHEMTIFLTTHYMDEAEQLADRIAIIDHGKIIAEGTSEELKKLIGNDVIYIRIANGKEGIKCLNADFIRGCKVLPDGRVRLEVVNAAEALPKLFELAQQYGVKILEVTYHRPTLNDVFLYLTGRELREESASGFDMAKIAVRRRYMR, encoded by the coding sequence ATGGAATATGCAATAATAGCTGATAATCTTGTTAAGAAATACGGAGACTTCACAGCTGTTAAAGGCGTTTCATTTAAAGTCAGGAAGGGTGAGATATTTGCGTTTCTGGGACCAAATGGGGCGGGAAAGACCACAACAATTCACATGCTTGTTACACTGCTCAAACCAACCTCAGGAAAGGCCACTGTTGCTGGATATGATGTTGTAAAAGAACCAGATAAGGTTAGGAAAAAGATTGGAATAGTTTTTCAAGATCCAAGCTTGGATAGAGAGCTAACAGCTTACGAGAACATGTACATTCATGGAAAGATTTACGGACTAAGTGGGGACAAACTGAAGAAAAGAATCATGGAAATGCTGAAATTTGTCGAGCTTGAGGAGTTCAAAGACAGGCAGGTAAAGTTTTTCAGCGGTGGAATGCAGAGAAGACTTGAAATTGCGAGGGCTTTGATTCATGAGCCAGAAGTCCTCTTCTTGGACGAGCCAACGATAGGATTAGATCCACAGACAAGAGCTCACATCTGGGAGTACATAAAAAGAATGAAGGAAGAGCATGAAATGACAATTTTCCTAACAACGCACTACATGGATGAAGCAGAGCAACTAGCTGACAGGATAGCAATCATTGACCATGGAAAAATCATAGCAGAGGGAACATCTGAAGAGCTCAAAAAGCTCATCGGAAATGACGTCATTTACATCAGAATAGCGAATGGAAAAGAAGGGATAAAATGCCTAAATGCCGATTTCATAAGAGGCTGTAAGGTTCTTCCCGACGGAAGGGTTAGGCTCGAAGTTGTGAATGCTGCTGAAGCTCTGCCAAAGCTCTTTGAACTTGCTCAGCAATACGGCGTCAAAATCTTGGAAGTCACATACCACAGACCAACACTCAATGATGTGTTCTTGTATCTAACGGGTAGAGAACTAAGAGAAGAGAGTGCAAGCGGTTTTGACATGGCAAAAATAGCAGTCAGAAGGAGGTATATGAGATGA
- a CDS encoding ABC transporter permease — protein sequence MKAFTTMAYRQIKRFFRAKSRVIGMFVNPLMWLIFFGLGWSKVFNFPMASALFGGVDYLSFLAPGITAMTIFNASFIAGISVIWDKQFGFLKEILVAPASRKEAIAGRIVGDSIMAVLQGLIILLLTFTIASSLKFSGVLPMILIGFLLAIAFSSFGVSIALKMTSMEGFQMIMSFLMLPLMFLSGAFYPVETMPTWMQYLAYINPLTYAVDAARHVLVNAPTTAAAPIPGIPTVSLTRFSLMTDIGVLAALALAFLIIAMISFEKATIE from the coding sequence ATGAAAGCTTTTACGACAATGGCTTATCGCCAGATTAAAAGATTCTTCAGAGCTAAATCAAGAGTCATAGGAATGTTTGTGAATCCTTTGATGTGGCTTATATTCTTCGGACTAGGATGGAGCAAAGTCTTTAACTTCCCAATGGCGAGTGCACTCTTTGGAGGTGTTGACTACCTCTCATTCCTTGCACCGGGTATAACAGCAATGACGATCTTCAATGCAAGCTTCATAGCCGGAATAAGCGTCATCTGGGACAAGCAGTTTGGATTCCTCAAGGAGATTTTAGTTGCTCCAGCATCAAGGAAAGAAGCCATAGCTGGCAGAATAGTCGGGGACTCAATAATGGCAGTCCTCCAGGGATTGATTATCCTCTTATTGACCTTCACCATAGCAAGCAGCCTTAAGTTTTCCGGTGTGTTGCCAATGATACTCATAGGATTCCTGCTTGCAATAGCATTCTCAAGCTTCGGCGTCAGCATAGCTCTCAAGATGACAAGCATGGAAGGATTCCAAATGATAATGAGCTTTCTAATGCTCCCCCTAATGTTCCTCAGCGGAGCGTTTTATCCGGTTGAGACGATGCCAACATGGATGCAGTATTTAGCTTATATAAACCCACTAACCTACGCCGTTGATGCAGCAAGGCATGTATTGGTTAACGCACCAACAACTGCAGCAGCTCCAATACCCGGCATACCAACAGTTTCACTCACGAGATTTTCGCTGATGACAGACATTGGTGTTCTGGCAGCCCTAGCCCTAGCATTCCTCATAATAGCCATGATTTCATTTGAAAAAGCAACAATTGAGTGA